In Natrinema sp. HArc-T2, a genomic segment contains:
- a CDS encoding DEAD/DEAH box helicase yields the protein MDFDPLELANSMRESYAEHYAGSQPHRAVKNLVSRYHDGSGESLESDLPEFIRTKGPYLQVLDLPRMSDTHWETFASNHDLHNDVTETFSEAGFRSLYEFQESAVESVLEDHHTLLTASTGRGKTEGWLIPILQFITEAKAGQHNDHPPDSVKCVLTYPTKALAQDQLKRLIDYLFTLNRGRSPDEQVTVGIYDGDTKRRDPDELAYLQTTFQYFDCPCDECDSSLTVSQRDDGSFVVEPMVEHEDDLTFDFIKVTRDAIIESPADILLTNPDTINYRLFNVNSDDEQQRFVAEPKYFVFDEIHEYSELFGSFTSTLMRRYIRERQQLNGYDSEADDDLTIVGASATVENKRTVFQRINPFVDPDVMVIEEDERTLDAPFPVDIPDDFASAELTEEELRNGDTNAARRALDAAGVEGGSEDVDNSLYEHLVEDEGGPLEFVRGIYAALRETPLRPVGLRDRLIDEAGLSEFQAETVVTNFMTIGEVSDILERRAHLFSWPLDGYYTCINCGTVYDTPQSSCTECGHHFVTKLSLCNECGEESLESWFCPNCERLEPHTVTSEEGRFEYFQRRECQCETVDGETPEMVRVYWRPYYECTDCGERQKIDRQHDCPDCGAAMALDDSMEKHVCTKPDCDGELTVDEARAPECHSCHSTALEPLTDEDVQYCIECGEVYEDPEGQECTTNDCDGNLTPKRFLGWTCSDPECDEVYFGNPPASCSCGKQKLVRSALFDISMVDECQSCGYEFLPNGPRDCNCDNPEISRRAKGYSNFRMVDDNGRVREASQFPGGLPCYHEDRRETYAKNRRYDSMLRGPANAAVTTGRYLLRSLADRDDPGTFGESKMLSFADSQADMKELERNFREPEESFFFDQLFIESVRSEADASGWAALSDVVECGVDDAHQYEEELAGKGGNTPRMYELLTGYDQSVDEYLTEELLSRVLEGKYSQRYRSNQLSDEGLIDVRSDADLDDLSEGERELLIEAISQNHHYEPNLIDDIEDGHDHLDSLIDRGILRRLEEEGSRYVMVNEDAVKCAVVDDATPTNYSPSQEAYATSLEVALGAAPDDIVEFTATIEDRSDFSHPHYSLTAQKVSTSDPMMLLARAYYGETDRDERRKLEYQFRQGRYPHFLSSGPAMELGVDIGDLNTLLLYGTPPNANSYLQRIGRAGRSSGNSLIHSVSQRNPIDYYYHEHPEELIAADPQQVPLNEVNREVLHQSLSWAVLDWAATTQWVPWRREQSGLEDLIVCKDEPMPRTEPRPNDIMTFTGVLSSTNFQVQSWNDDAPLEALRSLLEENQDEIEQWLEDLLSFSVCSACGRKHAAGYGGECQRDDCDGVVDPVLGKHGDIVESVLDGTKDEPSFEETIVDLYRDQQDEIYDDIDELDEEVSDLRRKERNTRDRDEKRRLREQREQVERQLDQLNDYLDRLESMDFGSYLNRESSAAFGLRSVGSSVDYQLVGEDFENVSDGSRERRIALSELHPGAAYLYDSETYVVTQVYWEPLESARITDDLEDAAICPTCATEYDSDTPNCESCGTRLKPLVTKVPERVIAYQHDLPLSSTPSTEQLQPSTVYQNDTEPRGTYAPVETDAGDSFEATFSRDIVDENGTVHGQFEYGDVTLLASTNKYWATYKDGGADPLPNVFEMCGVDGCNGAIAKTGDSAYCTNNVQHPVDKSEAVRPATKFSTKAVRVRFDSEELEHGFAHGLRVALQYIGGVSVRQVPESIEDDGTLVYDSDEGGSGITVLLTQDDGEKFERAVELMREAFSPDESKCNCENGCPFCIYQYGCVEQNDPESFDKDELLELLSHDLHLKPRNDE from the coding sequence ATGGACTTCGACCCACTCGAACTCGCGAACTCAATGCGCGAATCGTACGCCGAACACTACGCCGGTTCTCAGCCCCACCGAGCCGTCAAGAACCTCGTCTCGCGGTACCACGACGGGTCGGGCGAGTCGCTTGAGAGCGATCTCCCCGAGTTCATCCGGACGAAAGGACCCTATCTTCAAGTGCTCGACCTCCCCCGGATGAGCGACACCCACTGGGAGACGTTCGCCAGTAACCACGACCTCCACAACGACGTCACCGAGACGTTCTCTGAGGCGGGTTTCCGCTCGCTATACGAGTTTCAGGAGTCAGCGGTAGAATCAGTTCTCGAGGACCACCATACGCTGCTGACCGCAAGTACGGGTCGAGGGAAGACCGAGGGATGGCTCATTCCCATCCTCCAGTTCATTACCGAGGCGAAGGCAGGCCAGCACAACGATCACCCGCCAGACAGCGTTAAGTGCGTCCTCACATACCCGACAAAGGCGCTTGCGCAGGACCAGCTGAAGCGGTTGATCGACTACCTCTTCACGCTCAACCGGGGACGCTCGCCGGACGAACAGGTGACTGTCGGGATCTATGACGGTGATACGAAGCGGCGCGACCCCGACGAGCTCGCGTACCTCCAGACTACGTTCCAATACTTTGACTGCCCGTGCGATGAGTGTGACTCGTCGCTGACGGTCAGCCAGCGAGACGATGGTTCGTTCGTAGTGGAACCGATGGTGGAACACGAGGATGATCTCACTTTCGACTTTATCAAGGTCACGCGGGACGCCATCATCGAATCACCAGCCGACATTCTGTTGACGAACCCCGACACGATCAACTACCGACTATTCAACGTCAACAGCGATGATGAACAGCAGCGCTTCGTTGCTGAACCGAAATACTTCGTGTTCGATGAAATCCACGAGTATTCCGAACTCTTTGGTTCATTCACATCGACGCTCATGCGCCGGTATATTCGAGAGCGTCAGCAACTCAACGGGTACGACAGCGAGGCCGACGACGATCTCACTATCGTTGGCGCGTCGGCGACCGTGGAGAACAAGCGGACGGTCTTCCAACGTATCAATCCCTTCGTTGACCCCGACGTAATGGTTATCGAGGAAGACGAGCGCACCCTCGATGCACCGTTCCCCGTCGACATCCCTGACGACTTCGCCTCGGCAGAGTTGACCGAAGAGGAGTTGCGCAACGGAGACACAAACGCCGCGAGACGAGCACTCGATGCCGCCGGCGTAGAGGGCGGCAGCGAGGACGTCGACAATTCACTCTACGAACATTTAGTCGAAGATGAAGGAGGTCCCTTGGAATTCGTCCGTGGGATCTATGCGGCGCTTCGCGAGACCCCACTTCGACCAGTCGGCCTTCGCGACCGCCTGATCGACGAGGCTGGACTCTCCGAGTTCCAAGCAGAGACGGTAGTAACGAACTTCATGACTATCGGCGAGGTGTCGGACATTCTTGAACGTCGTGCACACCTGTTCAGTTGGCCGCTTGATGGCTACTACACGTGTATCAACTGCGGGACGGTCTACGACACTCCGCAGTCATCCTGCACCGAGTGTGGCCATCACTTCGTGACGAAGCTCTCGCTGTGTAACGAGTGTGGAGAAGAGTCGCTTGAGTCGTGGTTCTGTCCGAACTGTGAGCGCCTCGAACCACACACCGTCACGTCTGAAGAGGGGCGTTTTGAGTATTTCCAACGGCGGGAATGCCAGTGTGAGACCGTCGACGGCGAAACACCCGAGATGGTTCGAGTCTACTGGCGACCGTACTACGAGTGTACAGACTGTGGCGAGCGCCAGAAGATCGACCGCCAGCACGACTGTCCCGACTGCGGTGCTGCAATGGCCCTTGACGATTCGATGGAGAAGCATGTCTGCACCAAGCCCGACTGTGACGGGGAACTCACTGTCGATGAAGCACGGGCGCCCGAGTGTCACTCCTGTCACTCTACCGCGCTAGAGCCACTCACAGACGAGGATGTTCAGTATTGCATCGAATGTGGCGAGGTCTACGAAGACCCGGAGGGACAGGAGTGTACTACTAACGATTGTGACGGTAATCTCACTCCTAAACGGTTCCTTGGATGGACGTGCAGCGATCCCGAGTGCGACGAGGTGTACTTCGGTAATCCACCAGCATCGTGTAGCTGTGGTAAACAGAAACTCGTTCGGTCAGCGCTGTTCGACATCAGCATGGTCGACGAGTGTCAGTCCTGTGGATACGAGTTCCTTCCCAACGGCCCACGCGATTGTAACTGCGACAACCCCGAAATCAGTCGCCGGGCGAAGGGGTACAGCAACTTCCGGATGGTCGACGACAACGGTCGAGTCCGAGAGGCGAGTCAGTTCCCCGGAGGACTGCCGTGTTACCACGAAGACCGGCGTGAGACCTATGCGAAGAACCGACGATACGACTCGATGCTCCGGGGGCCAGCCAACGCCGCGGTGACTACTGGGCGCTATTTGCTTCGTTCACTAGCAGATCGTGACGATCCCGGTACCTTCGGTGAATCAAAGATGCTCTCGTTTGCGGACAGCCAGGCCGACATGAAGGAACTGGAACGGAACTTCCGTGAGCCCGAAGAGTCGTTCTTCTTCGACCAGTTGTTCATCGAGAGTGTCAGATCGGAGGCCGACGCATCGGGTTGGGCAGCGCTCTCCGACGTCGTAGAGTGTGGAGTAGACGACGCCCACCAGTACGAGGAGGAATTAGCAGGCAAGGGCGGTAATACACCGCGGATGTACGAACTCCTGACCGGCTACGACCAGTCGGTCGATGAATACCTGACGGAAGAATTGCTGTCTCGTGTCTTGGAAGGCAAGTACAGCCAGCGTTACCGTAGTAACCAGCTTAGCGACGAGGGGCTGATCGACGTTCGGTCGGACGCCGATCTCGACGACCTCAGCGAAGGTGAGCGTGAGTTGCTCATAGAGGCAATCAGTCAGAACCACCATTATGAGCCGAATCTGATCGACGACATTGAGGACGGACACGACCACCTCGATTCCCTCATCGACCGCGGTATTCTGCGTCGCCTCGAAGAGGAGGGAAGTCGGTACGTGATGGTCAACGAAGACGCAGTCAAATGCGCTGTCGTTGACGACGCGACGCCGACGAACTACAGCCCAAGCCAAGAGGCGTACGCAACCTCGCTCGAAGTCGCTCTCGGGGCGGCACCCGATGACATCGTCGAGTTCACGGCGACAATAGAGGACCGCTCGGACTTCTCACACCCACACTACTCCCTGACTGCTCAGAAGGTTTCGACATCCGACCCGATGATGCTGCTCGCACGGGCGTATTACGGCGAGACCGACCGTGACGAGCGACGAAAACTGGAGTACCAATTCCGACAAGGACGGTACCCGCACTTCCTCTCGTCCGGGCCGGCGATGGAGTTGGGTGTCGATATCGGAGATCTCAATACGCTACTCCTCTATGGAACCCCGCCGAACGCCAACTCATACCTACAGCGAATCGGCCGCGCAGGACGGTCATCAGGCAACTCCCTCATCCACTCGGTCAGCCAACGCAACCCCATCGACTACTACTACCACGAACATCCGGAGGAACTTATCGCAGCCGATCCACAGCAGGTTCCGCTCAACGAGGTGAACCGCGAAGTTCTCCACCAGTCGCTTTCCTGGGCTGTCCTCGATTGGGCCGCAACGACCCAGTGGGTACCGTGGCGCCGCGAACAGAGCGGCCTCGAAGACCTCATCGTCTGTAAGGACGAACCGATGCCGCGCACGGAACCTCGACCGAACGACATAATGACGTTCACTGGGGTGCTGTCATCTACGAACTTCCAAGTCCAGAGTTGGAACGACGATGCACCGCTCGAAGCACTTCGATCTCTCCTCGAGGAGAACCAAGACGAAATCGAGCAGTGGTTGGAAGATCTCCTATCCTTCAGTGTTTGTTCAGCGTGTGGCAGAAAGCACGCCGCAGGCTACGGAGGAGAATGCCAGCGCGATGACTGCGATGGCGTCGTCGACCCAGTTCTCGGTAAGCATGGGGACATCGTCGAAAGCGTCCTTGACGGAACCAAGGACGAACCGAGCTTCGAAGAGACGATCGTCGATCTCTATCGCGATCAGCAAGACGAAATCTACGACGACATCGACGAACTTGACGAAGAGGTGAGTGATCTGAGACGGAAAGAACGGAACACTCGTGACCGCGATGAAAAGCGACGCCTACGGGAACAGCGAGAGCAGGTCGAGCGCCAACTCGACCAACTGAACGACTATCTCGACCGACTCGAGAGCATGGACTTCGGTAGCTACCTGAATCGGGAGAGTTCCGCTGCATTCGGGTTGCGGTCGGTCGGGAGTTCGGTCGATTATCAGCTCGTCGGTGAAGACTTCGAGAACGTCAGCGACGGGTCACGCGAGCGCCGCATCGCTCTCTCTGAACTCCATCCTGGCGCCGCATATCTCTACGACAGCGAGACCTACGTCGTGACACAGGTGTACTGGGAACCGCTAGAATCTGCACGAATCACTGACGACCTGGAAGATGCGGCTATCTGTCCGACTTGTGCCACCGAGTATGATAGCGACACCCCCAACTGTGAGTCGTGCGGGACACGACTGAAGCCGCTCGTCACCAAGGTCCCGGAGAGGGTGATCGCGTACCAGCACGATCTCCCGCTCAGTTCGACGCCGAGCACAGAGCAGCTTCAGCCGTCGACAGTCTACCAGAACGACACGGAACCTCGGGGCACGTACGCACCCGTCGAGACCGACGCCGGCGACTCGTTCGAGGCGACGTTCTCCCGAGACATCGTCGACGAGAACGGGACCGTTCATGGGCAGTTCGAGTACGGTGACGTCACGCTACTCGCATCGACGAACAAATACTGGGCGACTTATAAGGACGGAGGAGCGGACCCGCTCCCGAACGTGTTCGAGATGTGTGGTGTCGACGGGTGTAACGGAGCGATCGCGAAAACCGGAGACTCGGCATACTGTACGAACAACGTCCAACATCCCGTCGATAAGAGCGAGGCAGTCCGGCCTGCAACGAAGTTCTCCACGAAGGCGGTCCGTGTCCGTTTCGATAGTGAAGAACTCGAACACGGCTTCGCTCACGGCCTCCGAGTCGCACTTCAGTACATCGGCGGCGTTAGCGTCAGACAGGTTCCTGAGTCCATCGAGGACGATGGAACGCTAGTATACGACTCCGACGAGGGTGGGAGCGGAATCACCGTCCTGTTGACGCAGGATGACGGGGAGAAATTCGAACGCGCTGTCGAACTCATGCGTGAGGCGTTTTCGCCCGACGAGTCGAAATGTAACTGCGAGAATGGGTGTCCGTTCTGTATCTACCAGTACGGGTGTGTAGAGCAGAACGATCCAGAATCATTCGACAAGGACGAACTGCTCGAGCTCCTGTCCCACGACCTCCACCTCAAACCACGGAACGATGAGTGA